The following proteins come from a genomic window of Candidatus Omnitrophota bacterium:
- a CDS encoding NAD-dependent epimerase/dehydratase family protein, whose translation MKALVTGCAGFIGSQLCERLAERGDSVIGVDCFTSYYAEQRKRANLAALMARPNFTLVEGDLLALDLKNLLSPVDCVFHTAGQPGVRGSWGGQFDEYVRNNILATQRLLEAVKSNGGHTKVVFSSSSSIYGNVERLPVSESDLPRPFSPYGTTKLAAEHLCMLYHANYGVSIVSLRYFTVYGPRQRPDMAFHIFIKALLQNAPIILHGDGCQTRDFTYVDDIVDANLAAADKPVAGEIFNIGGGSRQSLRDAIAILERISGQKADLDCRPAIYGDVRDTWADTERARQYLGFQPKVALDEGLKRQFEWEKTIYPPQD comes from the coding sequence ATGAAGGCATTAGTCACCGGCTGTGCGGGATTCATCGGCAGCCAATTATGCGAACGGCTGGCCGAGAGAGGCGATTCCGTCATCGGCGTCGATTGTTTTACGTCCTATTATGCCGAACAGCGAAAACGCGCCAATCTAGCGGCGTTGATGGCCCGTCCCAATTTTACGCTGGTTGAAGGCGACCTTCTCGCTTTAGACTTGAAGAATTTGCTTTCCCCGGTTGATTGTGTATTTCACACTGCCGGCCAGCCGGGAGTACGCGGCAGCTGGGGCGGACAATTCGACGAATACGTCCGCAACAATATCCTCGCCACTCAACGCCTTCTGGAAGCCGTCAAATCCAATGGCGGCCATACGAAAGTGGTTTTCTCCTCCTCTTCATCCATCTATGGCAACGTCGAACGGCTTCCGGTTTCGGAAAGCGATTTGCCTCGCCCCTTTTCGCCTTATGGAACCACTAAACTCGCCGCCGAGCATCTATGCATGCTCTATCACGCCAATTATGGCGTCTCCATCGTCTCGCTGCGCTACTTCACCGTTTACGGCCCCCGCCAGCGTCCCGACATGGCGTTTCATATCTTCATTAAGGCGCTTTTGCAGAATGCTCCTATTATCCTTCATGGCGATGGCTGCCAAACGCGCGACTTTACTTATGTAGACGACATCGTCGACGCCAATCTCGCCGCCGCCGACAAGCCCGTTGCGGGCGAAATCTTTAATATTGGCGGAGGCAGCCGCCAATCGTTGCGGGACGCTATTGCTATCTTGGAAAGAATCTCAGGTCAAAAAGCTGATTTGGACTGTCGCCCCGCCATCTACGGCGATGTCCGCGACACTTGGGCCGATACGGAAAGAGCGCGTCAATATCTCGGCTTTCAACCCAAGGTGGCTCTGGATGAAGGACTGAAGCGGCAGTTCGAGTGGGAAAAAACCATTTATCCTCCCCAAGATTGA
- a CDS encoding YegS/Rv2252/BmrU family lipid kinase, which produces MDTVYHFIANPQARRGKIMDELRAVREAFRQAEKTAKFYFTEHPRHAIEIADNLTRSGAEIILSCGGDGTAFEVINGIMRSGRASSVRLGIIPLGTGNSFMRDFGVSSWRESIERIFNERTIKADIGRITPAGGENPSCVYFHNMAAFGTFAEACKLRHGGFRIMGKHAYNAAFLYLLTHLKLYPIQLAFDGASPLELHGPIVAVCNSQFTGHDIRLSPSSRVDDGRFEAIYVEDAPASDLFKLFLKHPSGQHLNHPKITVVSASRIDIHIGEIDCHMVDGELFSNRPLRIDCLPQALEIFA; this is translated from the coding sequence ATGGATACGGTCTACCATTTCATCGCCAATCCACAAGCAAGACGCGGAAAAATCATGGACGAACTGCGCGCCGTCCGTGAAGCTTTCCGCCAGGCGGAAAAAACCGCCAAATTTTATTTTACCGAGCATCCGAGGCACGCCATCGAAATCGCGGACAATCTTACGCGCTCCGGGGCCGAGATTATCCTCTCTTGCGGCGGCGACGGCACGGCTTTCGAGGTTATCAACGGCATTATGCGCAGCGGCCGCGCCAGTTCCGTCCGTTTGGGCATCATACCCCTCGGCACCGGCAACTCCTTCATGCGCGACTTCGGCGTCTCCAGCTGGCGCGAATCAATCGAACGGATTTTTAACGAAAGAACGATTAAGGCCGACATTGGACGAATTACTCCCGCTGGCGGGGAGAATCCCTCCTGCGTCTATTTTCACAATATGGCCGCCTTCGGAACCTTCGCCGAAGCCTGCAAGTTGAGGCATGGCGGCTTTCGCATTATGGGCAAACATGCTTACAACGCCGCTTTTCTTTATCTTCTCACCCATCTGAAACTTTATCCCATCCAACTGGCCTTCGACGGCGCTTCCCCCTTGGAATTACATGGCCCCATCGTCGCCGTCTGCAATTCCCAGTTCACAGGCCACGACATCCGACTTTCCCCCTCTTCCCGCGTCGACGACGGACGCTTCGAAGCGATTTATGTAGAAGACGCCCCCGCCTCGGATTTATTCAAACTTTTCCTCAAGCATCCCAGCGGCCAACATCTGAACCATCCCAAGATAACCGTCGTCTCCGCCTCCCGCATCGATATCCATATCGGCGAAATCGATTGCCACATGGTCGACGGCGAACTCTTTTCCAACCGTCCCTTACGCATCGATTGCCTGCCCCAAGCGCTGGAAATCTTTGCGTGA